A window of the Myxococcus fulvus genome harbors these coding sequences:
- a CDS encoding methyl-accepting chemotaxis protein encodes MSTEQTSFTQLGQQFRQSLGLAPKLVLVTTLVSATVAAILTGIATRRLEADLISSHMGEGQLLARSFAVAAEQGAKMGFSTLQPLLEVTRTSEDVAYVFVSDAGGNVVVHSLTGAFPEALKASAVAQGEVSEENDWGEVLAFETEGRTLHASNVAAPVAGGRLGTVHVGVSRDHIDDLVSALRWRMMGFALLLVALGVAVAAAFGRSIVRPMRELTEVAGHIVESGDLTRPIHAKSGDEVGRLANSFAQMVARLREVTLNLQQAAQALTQSTEHLNTSSTDQAQTISRQAAALQETQVTAQEIKQTSMLAAQKAESVLSVAERADALARAGEASIEQTMAGLNDIRVQVGEIAQKILELGERTQQIGGITQTVKDLADQSNMLALNAAIESVRSGEHGKGFGVVAREIRALADQSIQATTRVRELLDDIANSVTAAVRITERGAERMEAGLAQVRTSGQNLRELSSIVQDNAAAVRQIAAAVSQQNVGINQITLAVNDLSKMMDETVARIGSTGEAATTLQIISEQLSSAVKIYRVE; translated from the coding sequence GTGAGCACCGAACAGACCTCGTTCACCCAGCTCGGCCAGCAGTTCCGTCAGTCGCTCGGACTGGCGCCGAAGCTCGTCCTCGTCACCACGCTCGTCAGCGCGACGGTGGCCGCCATCCTCACCGGCATCGCCACGCGGCGGCTGGAGGCGGACCTCATCTCCAGCCACATGGGCGAGGGCCAGCTGCTCGCCCGCAGCTTCGCGGTGGCCGCGGAGCAGGGCGCGAAGATGGGCTTCTCCACCCTCCAGCCCCTGCTGGAAGTCACCCGCACCAGCGAGGACGTCGCCTACGTCTTCGTGTCGGACGCGGGCGGCAACGTGGTGGTGCACAGCCTGACGGGCGCCTTCCCCGAAGCGTTGAAGGCGTCCGCCGTGGCGCAGGGCGAGGTGAGCGAGGAGAACGACTGGGGCGAGGTGCTCGCGTTCGAGACCGAGGGCCGCACGCTGCACGCCTCGAACGTGGCGGCGCCGGTGGCCGGTGGCCGGCTGGGCACGGTGCACGTGGGCGTCTCCCGGGACCACATCGACGACCTGGTGTCCGCGCTGCGCTGGCGGATGATGGGCTTCGCGCTCTTGCTGGTGGCGCTGGGCGTGGCGGTGGCCGCGGCCTTCGGGCGCAGCATCGTGCGGCCCATGCGCGAGCTGACTGAGGTCGCCGGCCACATCGTCGAGTCCGGTGACTTGACGCGCCCCATCCACGCCAAGAGCGGCGACGAGGTGGGCCGGCTGGCCAACTCCTTCGCGCAGATGGTGGCCCGGCTGCGCGAGGTGACGCTCAACCTCCAGCAGGCCGCGCAGGCGCTGACCCAGTCCACCGAGCACCTCAACACGTCCTCCACGGACCAGGCGCAGACCATCTCTCGGCAGGCCGCCGCGCTCCAGGAGACGCAAGTCACGGCGCAGGAAATCAAGCAGACCTCCATGCTCGCCGCGCAGAAGGCGGAGAGCGTGCTGTCCGTGGCCGAGCGCGCGGACGCCCTGGCCCGCGCGGGTGAGGCGTCGATTGAACAGACGATGGCGGGCCTCAACGACATCCGCGTCCAGGTGGGCGAGATTGCCCAGAAGATTCTCGAGCTGGGCGAGCGCACGCAGCAGATTGGCGGCATCACCCAGACGGTGAAGGACCTGGCCGACCAGTCCAACATGCTCGCGCTCAACGCGGCGATTGAGTCGGTGCGCTCGGGCGAGCACGGCAAGGGCTTCGGCGTGGTGGCGCGTGAGATTCGCGCGCTGGCGGACCAGTCCATCCAGGCGACCACGCGGGTGCGGGAGCTGCTCGACGACATCGCCAACTCGGTGACGGCCGCGGTGCGAATCACCGAGCGCGGCGCCGAGCGCATGGAGGCGGGCCTGGCCCAGGTGCGCACCAGCGGGCAGAACCTGCGCGAGCTGTCCTCCATCGTCCAGGACAACGCCGCCGCCGTCCGTCAGATTGCCGCCGCGGTGTCCCAGCAGAACGTGGGCATCAACCAGATCACCCTCGCGGTGAACGACCTCTCCAAGATGATGGACGAGACGGTGGCCCGCATCGGCTCCACCGGCGAGGCCGCCACCACGCTGCAAATCATCTCCGAGCAGCTCTCCAGCGCGGTGAAGATCTACCGCGTCGAGTAG
- a CDS encoding chemotaxis protein CheB: MNNRRPIRVLVVDDSPTMANTLTALLTEDPRIEVVGRAGDGNRAVQLARLLRPDVITMDLLLPGLDGPSAITAIMSQAPARVLVVSAVAEQRGVDLGFQAMSAGALELIGKPNVTNVEELRRWGRDLAHSVCLMAEVPVISRRQRANVVTPPPIGARVDVFGVVASTGGPPALAELLSKLPKDLPVPLLIAQHITVGFTQGMVRWLSQVTPLTVDVARDGERLEPGRVYFPLDGHDLLVDPAGLARLQRSKGGPCPNGDVLLASLASSFGRRSGGVVLTGMGEDGARGLLAIRKAGGVTFSQDEATSVVYGMPRAALEIHATDQGVPLASVPELILQSCIPPNFRAGGRGEGGVGR, encoded by the coding sequence GTGAACAATCGACGCCCCATCCGGGTGCTCGTGGTGGACGACTCGCCCACCATGGCGAACACACTGACGGCCCTGCTCACCGAGGACCCTCGCATCGAGGTCGTCGGCCGCGCCGGGGACGGCAACCGCGCCGTGCAGCTGGCGCGACTGCTGCGCCCGGACGTCATCACCATGGACCTGCTCTTGCCGGGGCTGGACGGCCCCAGCGCGATCACGGCCATCATGTCCCAGGCCCCCGCGCGGGTGCTGGTGGTGAGCGCGGTGGCCGAGCAGCGCGGCGTGGACCTGGGCTTCCAGGCGATGAGCGCCGGCGCGCTGGAGCTCATCGGCAAGCCCAACGTCACCAACGTGGAGGAGCTGCGCCGGTGGGGCCGAGACCTGGCCCACTCGGTGTGTTTGATGGCGGAGGTGCCGGTCATCTCCCGGCGCCAGCGCGCCAACGTGGTGACGCCGCCGCCCATCGGCGCGCGCGTGGACGTCTTCGGCGTGGTGGCCTCCACCGGTGGCCCGCCCGCGCTGGCGGAGCTGCTCTCCAAGCTGCCCAAGGATTTGCCCGTCCCGCTGCTCATCGCGCAGCACATCACCGTGGGCTTCACGCAGGGCATGGTGCGCTGGCTGTCGCAGGTGACGCCGCTGACGGTGGACGTGGCGCGGGATGGTGAGCGGCTGGAGCCCGGCCGCGTGTACTTCCCGCTGGACGGACATGACTTGCTGGTGGACCCGGCGGGGCTGGCGCGGCTGCAGCGCAGCAAGGGCGGCCCGTGCCCCAACGGGGACGTGCTGCTGGCGTCGCTCGCGTCGTCGTTCGGCCGTCGCAGCGGCGGCGTGGTGCTCACCGGCATGGGGGAGGACGGCGCGCGGGGGCTGCTCGCCATCCGCAAGGCCGGCGGCGTCACCTTCTCCCAGGACGAGGCCACCTCCGTCGTCTACGGCATGCCCCGCGCGGCGCTGGAGATCCACGCCACGGACCAGGGCGTGCCCCTGGCCTCGGTGCCGGAGCTCATCCTCCAGAGCTGCATCCCCCCCAACTTCCGGGCTGGTGGCCGGGGAGAGGGCGGGGTGGGACGATGA
- a CDS encoding hybrid sensor histidine kinase/response regulator produces MPVDPMLQGLVTGFAVEAQEVIQKVTMDLLELEREGLDSGALAKLYVRLGRHLHTLKGSASSLGLQDLGDIAHKLEDALAPLKATTQKMPRSVVDVLLHGLDLFMLRAQAHADGRGDSLPDPAAALAQLVADGPAPESVGAQAAPGSNGAAEPETNGASEDSGALELSAQLGTDAQAESADAGWRVSVRQVTALMREVERLREVRLRVEERGRELDRVVTVLAKQGLLAETAEARTLLSGTSRSLRTDGEETSDIVDALEEGLKAITTRPVRTILDPLQRMVRDLSRQLGKEARLSVVGSELSLDRRLLEKLQGALVHLLRNAVDHGLEMPSEREKAGKHHEGALTMRVEQQGNLLFLECADDGAGIDVTRVRKVAESRGVIASDEAERLNENQLRDLIFRPGFSTRSDVTDTSGRGVGLDAVRASVEGLQGRIEVNSTPGQGTRFVMTLPVDLGSSPVLVVRALEQLVGLPMLAVEATQLARADSLRLGKRKAHLEYQGQLLPVVDLGARLGLRALAPPAEGQPLLIVQSGGKRVALGVDAVVGDRDLVIRPLPSEVRDVPAWQGAATLSRGELLLICRPDWLVTESGQTQVTAQRRALVVDDSLTARALHRAMLEAGGFSVHLAASGARALDRLATDTYDVVICDLDMEEMDGTQLIARLREKRETASLPVILVSAHDSAAARERGLAAGADGYLSKRECAAGRLLAEVLDVMSRRGARA; encoded by the coding sequence ATGCCCGTTGACCCGATGCTGCAGGGACTCGTCACGGGGTTCGCCGTCGAGGCCCAGGAGGTCATCCAGAAGGTCACCATGGACCTGCTGGAGCTGGAGCGCGAGGGCCTGGACTCGGGCGCGCTCGCGAAGCTCTACGTCCGGCTGGGCCGGCACCTGCACACCCTCAAGGGCAGCGCGTCCAGCCTGGGCCTCCAGGACCTGGGCGACATCGCCCACAAGCTGGAGGACGCGCTCGCGCCGCTGAAGGCCACCACGCAGAAGATGCCCCGGTCCGTGGTGGACGTGCTGCTGCACGGCCTGGACCTGTTCATGCTGCGCGCCCAGGCGCACGCGGATGGACGCGGGGACTCGCTGCCGGACCCGGCCGCCGCGCTGGCGCAGCTGGTGGCGGACGGCCCCGCGCCGGAGTCGGTGGGCGCGCAGGCGGCCCCGGGCTCGAACGGCGCCGCGGAGCCGGAGACGAACGGCGCCTCGGAGGACTCCGGAGCGCTGGAGCTGTCGGCGCAGCTGGGCACGGACGCGCAGGCGGAGTCCGCGGACGCGGGCTGGCGCGTCAGCGTGCGGCAGGTGACGGCGCTGATGCGCGAGGTGGAGCGGCTGCGCGAGGTGCGCCTGCGCGTGGAGGAGCGCGGCCGCGAGCTGGACCGCGTGGTGACGGTGCTGGCCAAGCAGGGCCTGCTGGCGGAGACGGCCGAGGCGCGCACGCTCCTGTCCGGCACGTCGCGCTCGCTGCGCACCGATGGCGAGGAGACGAGCGACATCGTCGACGCGCTGGAGGAGGGCCTCAAGGCCATCACCACGCGCCCGGTGCGCACCATCCTGGACCCGCTGCAGCGCATGGTGCGCGACCTGTCGCGCCAGCTGGGCAAGGAGGCGCGGCTGTCGGTGGTGGGCTCGGAGCTGTCCTTGGACCGGCGCCTGTTGGAGAAGCTCCAGGGCGCGCTGGTGCACCTGCTGCGCAACGCCGTCGACCACGGCCTGGAGATGCCGTCCGAGCGAGAGAAGGCGGGCAAGCACCACGAGGGCGCGCTCACGATGCGCGTGGAGCAGCAGGGCAACCTGCTCTTCCTCGAGTGCGCGGACGACGGCGCGGGCATCGACGTGACGCGGGTGCGCAAGGTGGCCGAGTCGCGCGGCGTCATCGCCTCCGATGAGGCGGAGCGGCTCAACGAGAACCAGCTGCGAGACCTCATCTTCCGCCCGGGCTTCAGCACGCGCTCGGACGTGACGGACACGTCGGGCCGGGGCGTGGGCCTGGACGCGGTGCGCGCGTCGGTGGAGGGACTGCAGGGCCGCATCGAGGTGAACAGCACGCCGGGCCAGGGCACGCGCTTCGTGATGACGCTGCCGGTGGACCTGGGCAGCTCGCCCGTGTTGGTGGTGCGCGCGCTGGAGCAGCTGGTGGGCCTGCCGATGCTCGCGGTGGAGGCCACGCAGCTGGCGCGCGCGGACTCGCTGCGGCTGGGCAAGCGCAAGGCGCATCTGGAGTACCAGGGGCAGCTGTTGCCGGTGGTGGACCTGGGCGCCAGGCTGGGCCTGCGCGCGCTGGCGCCGCCCGCGGAAGGCCAGCCGCTGCTCATCGTCCAGAGCGGAGGCAAGCGCGTGGCGCTGGGCGTGGACGCGGTGGTGGGGGACCGGGACCTGGTCATCCGGCCGCTGCCCTCCGAGGTCCGCGACGTGCCGGCGTGGCAGGGCGCGGCGACGCTGAGCCGCGGTGAGCTGCTCCTCATCTGCCGGCCGGACTGGCTGGTGACGGAGTCGGGCCAGACGCAGGTGACGGCGCAGCGCCGGGCGCTGGTGGTGGACGACTCGCTCACCGCGCGCGCGCTGCACCGGGCCATGCTGGAGGCGGGCGGCTTCAGCGTGCACCTGGCGGCCAGCGGTGCCCGCGCGCTGGACCGGCTGGCGACGGACACCTACGACGTCGTCATCTGCGATTTGGACATGGAAGAGATGGACGGCACCCAGCTCATCGCCCGCCTGCGGGAGAAACGAGAGACGGCGTCGCTGCCGGTCATCCTCGTCTCCGCGCATGACAGCGCGGCGGCGCGGGAGCGGGGCCTGGCGGCGGGAGCGGATGGCTACCTGAGCAAGCGCGAGTGCGCCGCGGGCCGCCTGCTCGCCGAGGTGCTCGACGTCATGAGCCGCAGGGGAGCGCGCGCGTGA
- a CDS encoding chemotaxis protein CheW — protein sequence MKILPRSMEEAQEQEAVELLERRASRLREQAETTVEEAVHWIAEFPLGEERYALSLEMLRAALPLRMVTPVPLSAPHVVGVLRFQGQVLSALSLASMLGGHGWRQDPAVLLVVDRGDGELCALDCEAIPRPTTVPASAVEAARVRAEGAVMEVFTQDRQLIHLIDLKRLFTTRSTGGRNAR from the coding sequence ATGAAAATCCTTCCCAGAAGCATGGAGGAGGCCCAGGAGCAGGAGGCCGTCGAGCTGCTCGAGCGGCGCGCCTCGCGTCTGCGCGAGCAGGCCGAGACGACGGTGGAGGAGGCGGTCCATTGGATCGCCGAGTTCCCGCTGGGCGAGGAGCGCTACGCGCTGTCGCTGGAGATGCTGCGCGCGGCCCTGCCCCTGCGGATGGTGACGCCGGTGCCGCTGTCCGCGCCGCATGTCGTGGGCGTGCTGCGCTTCCAGGGCCAGGTGCTCTCCGCGCTGAGCCTCGCGTCCATGCTGGGCGGACACGGCTGGCGGCAGGACCCGGCGGTGCTGCTGGTGGTGGACCGCGGCGACGGCGAGCTGTGCGCGCTGGACTGCGAGGCGATTCCTCGCCCCACCACGGTGCCCGCGAGCGCGGTGGAGGCCGCGCGCGTGCGGGCCGAGGGAGCGGTGATGGAGGTCTTCACCCAGGACCGGCAGCTCATCCACCTCATCGACCTCAAGCGCCTGTTCACCACGCGCTCGACGGGAGGACGCAATGCCCGTTGA
- a CDS encoding CheR family methyltransferase, whose translation MSAELDPRLLTRAREVVSSITGFRDDAIASEAMERVVRQELARGRSSADILGEMLFPQSPLSGTLVRAALVGETYFFRQPEHFRYISQAGVPAALRKGALALRGWSAGCATGEEAYSLAAALLASVPHGFPVEVLGTDLHEASLETARRASYGTWSRRESAPRLFPLYLDAPERQVTILPVVRRITTFAQGNLLAPLPERFGRFDFILCRNVLTYFSPAAREQAISLLTRALNPGGFLFLGAVEADRVPPGMVREGPPELQTFRMLAPGELTTPAPAPRPVERSEPPAPLFRKPKATPVPVVPARVTPPPPPSRLHLEALERIEEGDVEGAAAVLESLVRQAPDYLPGLLELALLRERTGAREAAVPLMRALRVRAERLAPDHLVDGPEALPARFYQASADAYLNQGALE comes from the coding sequence ATGAGCGCAGAGCTCGACCCGCGGCTGCTGACCCGAGCGCGGGAAGTGGTGTCCTCCATCACCGGCTTCCGCGACGACGCCATCGCCTCCGAGGCGATGGAGCGCGTGGTGCGCCAGGAGCTCGCGCGCGGGCGCTCGTCGGCGGACATCCTGGGGGAGATGCTCTTCCCCCAGTCGCCCCTGTCCGGGACGCTGGTGCGCGCGGCGCTGGTGGGGGAGACGTACTTCTTCCGGCAGCCCGAGCACTTCCGCTACATCTCGCAGGCGGGCGTGCCCGCGGCGCTGCGCAAGGGCGCGCTCGCGCTGCGCGGCTGGAGCGCGGGCTGCGCCACGGGCGAGGAGGCCTACTCGCTGGCGGCGGCGCTGCTGGCGTCGGTGCCGCATGGCTTCCCGGTGGAGGTGCTGGGCACGGACCTGCACGAGGCCAGCCTGGAGACGGCGCGGCGCGCGTCCTACGGCACCTGGTCCCGGCGCGAGTCGGCGCCCCGGCTGTTCCCGCTCTACCTGGACGCGCCGGAGCGGCAGGTCACCATCCTGCCCGTCGTGCGCCGCATCACCACCTTCGCGCAGGGAAACCTGCTGGCGCCGCTGCCCGAGCGCTTCGGCCGCTTCGACTTCATCCTCTGCCGCAACGTGCTCACGTACTTCTCCCCGGCCGCGCGCGAGCAGGCCATCTCACTGCTGACGCGGGCGCTCAACCCCGGCGGCTTCCTGTTCCTGGGCGCGGTGGAGGCGGACCGGGTTCCGCCCGGCATGGTGCGCGAGGGGCCGCCGGAGCTGCAGACCTTCCGCATGCTGGCGCCCGGGGAGCTGACCACGCCCGCGCCCGCGCCGCGCCCGGTGGAGCGCTCCGAGCCGCCCGCGCCGCTGTTCCGCAAGCCCAAGGCCACGCCCGTGCCGGTGGTGCCCGCGCGGGTGACGCCGCCGCCTCCGCCGTCCCGGCTGCACCTGGAGGCGCTGGAGCGCATCGAGGAGGGCGACGTGGAGGGCGCGGCGGCCGTGCTGGAGTCGCTGGTGCGTCAGGCTCCCGACTATCTGCCGGGGCTGCTCGAGCTCGCGCTGCTGCGGGAGCGCACCGGGGCGCGCGAGGCGGCGGTGCCGCTGATGCGCGCGCTCAGGGTTCGCGCGGAGCGGCTCGCGCCGGACCACCTCGTGGACGGGCCCGAGGCCCTGCCGGCGCGGTTCTATCAGGCGTCCGCTGACGCCTACCTCAATCAAGGGGCCCTCGAATGA
- a CDS encoding response regulator: MSLPSLLLVDDSDAILALERAILSGHYTIHTASNGREALEKVSRLRPAAVLLDLSMPEMDGDEVLQRMKSDPATSDIPVIIISSEKSRAEACLGLGAETFLAKPFRADELLHAVGEALANSRRRARTGSLLVLRVTVGTLEFAVPLDAVREVLLHPATRPLPTAPSYLREYVEVRGEALCVLDVARRLSVEHSLPRVERMLVVIQVDGVALALAVDTVKDPEEYAAADIDRRERVGGTDHGPLREGLIGMLRTGGHLLPILDPRVFVARGLLQDLPKMVEAAEARRSA; the protein is encoded by the coding sequence GTGAGCCTGCCGTCCCTGCTGCTCGTCGACGACAGCGACGCCATCCTGGCGCTCGAGCGCGCCATCCTCTCCGGCCACTACACCATCCACACGGCGAGCAACGGCCGCGAGGCGCTGGAGAAGGTCTCCCGCCTCAGGCCCGCCGCGGTGCTGCTGGACCTGTCGATGCCGGAGATGGACGGCGACGAGGTCCTCCAGCGGATGAAGTCGGACCCGGCCACGTCGGACATCCCGGTCATCATCATCTCCTCGGAGAAGTCGCGCGCGGAGGCGTGTCTGGGGTTGGGCGCGGAGACGTTCCTGGCCAAGCCCTTCCGCGCGGATGAGCTGCTGCACGCGGTGGGTGAGGCGCTCGCGAACTCGCGCCGCCGCGCGCGCACCGGCTCGCTCCTGGTGTTGCGGGTGACGGTGGGCACGCTGGAGTTCGCCGTTCCACTGGACGCGGTGCGCGAGGTGCTCCTGCACCCGGCGACGCGGCCCTTGCCCACGGCGCCCTCGTACCTGCGTGAATACGTGGAGGTGCGCGGCGAGGCCCTGTGCGTGCTGGACGTGGCGCGCCGCCTGAGCGTGGAGCACTCGCTGCCGCGCGTGGAGCGGATGCTGGTGGTCATCCAGGTGGACGGGGTGGCGCTGGCGCTCGCGGTGGACACGGTGAAGGACCCGGAGGAGTACGCGGCGGCGGACATCGACCGGCGCGAGCGCGTGGGCGGCACGGACCATGGTCCGCTGCGCGAGGGGCTCATCGGCATGTTGCGCACCGGGGGGCACCTGCTGCCCATCCTGGATCCGCGGGTGTTCGTGGCGCGGGGCCTGCTGCAGGACCTGCCCAAGATGGTGGAGGCCGCGGAGGCCAGGCGGAGCGCATGA
- a CDS encoding response regulator: MSTNSTKVLLVDDSPTVRNIVKIYLMNLRVEALEADDATRALKILQLVPVNLVIADINMPGMDGITFVKEVRASKNAQLRTVPILLLTAEKNVDLRQRGTEAGANAFIQKPVSHHELTETVRQFLSKA, from the coding sequence GTGAGCACCAACAGCACCAAGGTCTTGCTGGTGGACGACAGCCCGACCGTTCGGAACATCGTCAAGATCTACCTCATGAACCTCCGGGTGGAGGCGCTCGAGGCGGACGATGCGACTCGCGCGCTGAAGATCCTCCAGCTCGTCCCGGTGAATCTGGTCATCGCGGACATCAACATGCCGGGGATGGATGGCATCACCTTCGTCAAGGAGGTCCGGGCCAGCAAGAACGCGCAGCTGCGCACGGTGCCCATCCTGCTGCTCACGGCGGAGAAGAACGTGGACCTGCGCCAGCGGGGCACGGAGGCGGGCGCCAACGCGTTCATCCAGAAGCCGGTCTCCCACCACGAGCTGACGGAGACCGTCCGTCAGTTCCTGTCCAAGGCCTGA
- the fabI gene encoding enoyl-ACP reductase FabI has translation MLLQGKKLLITGVLTPQSLAYGIAEHALAQGADILLTGFGRAKSLTERSAKRLKPGIEVLELDVTNPEHFKALTESLKQRWDRVDGVLHGIAYAPDDALGGNFLNTPWESVQTAFRISAFSLKELAVACAPLMPPGGSIVTLDFDNRVAWPIYDWMGVCKAALESTVRYLARDLGPKGIRVNALAAGPLSTMAAKGIPGFKALEAGWGTQAPLGWSAKDSHDMVSRTACAMLSDWLPSTTGEMIHVDGGYHAVGAPPVPPESVAGAQPAGTKPPSE, from the coding sequence ATGCTGCTCCAGGGCAAGAAGCTGCTCATCACCGGGGTGCTCACCCCCCAGTCCCTCGCCTATGGCATCGCCGAGCACGCGCTCGCCCAGGGCGCGGACATCCTCCTGACGGGCTTCGGTCGGGCCAAATCGCTCACCGAGCGCAGCGCCAAGCGCCTCAAGCCGGGCATCGAGGTGCTGGAGCTGGACGTGACCAACCCCGAGCACTTCAAGGCGCTCACCGAGTCGCTCAAGCAGCGCTGGGACCGGGTGGACGGCGTGCTCCACGGCATCGCCTACGCCCCGGACGACGCCCTGGGCGGCAACTTCCTCAACACGCCCTGGGAGAGCGTCCAGACGGCGTTCCGCATCTCCGCGTTCTCCCTCAAGGAGCTGGCGGTGGCGTGCGCGCCGCTGATGCCGCCGGGCGGCTCCATCGTCACGCTGGACTTCGACAACCGCGTGGCGTGGCCCATCTATGACTGGATGGGCGTGTGCAAGGCCGCGCTGGAGTCCACCGTCCGCTACCTGGCGCGGGATTTGGGCCCCAAGGGCATCCGGGTCAACGCGCTGGCGGCGGGCCCGCTGTCCACCATGGCCGCCAAGGGCATCCCGGGCTTCAAGGCCCTGGAGGCGGGGTGGGGTACCCAGGCCCCACTGGGCTGGAGCGCCAAGGACAGCCACGACATGGTGTCCAGGACGGCGTGTGCCATGCTTTCGGACTGGCTCCCCTCCACCACGGGCGAAATGATCCACGTGGACGGTGGTTATCACGCCGTGGGTGCGCCACCGGTGCCCCCGGAGTCCGTGGCGGGCGCCCAGCCCGCAGGCACCAAGCCTCCGAGCGAGTAG